A genomic stretch from Helianthus annuus cultivar XRQ/B chromosome 1, HanXRQr2.0-SUNRISE, whole genome shotgun sequence includes:
- the LOC118490404 gene encoding uncharacterized protein LOC118490404 — translation MLSVLISGTPRNDIDVFLDPLIDDLQLLFEEGVETYDAYAQEKFILRAVVLWTINDYPALGTLCGCPYSGFHGCVVCRKETQCCRLPFSSKQSYAGHRRYLPYNHPFRKQTKAFNGKQEWGTTANPMTGEEIFNENVAESIVGTLPNVPGKTKDGLNARLDLAHFGLKQELQAKKQGNKTILPAACYTLTKDEKDKFCETLYSLRVPQGYCSNFSSLVNRKDRKLVGLKSHDYHMLMQQFLPIAIRKEIKVEELDKLQEELCVTLCLLEKYFPPSFFDIMIHLTVHLTREVKLCGPICFRWMYPFERCMKVIKGHVRNKTYPEGCIAEENVAEETIEFFSEYQKNMKTIGIPPYKYKTSENDNGEGNPLSAGKPVLVSPELSLKAHFYVLQNTPEIVPYIEQHMTFLKNRHGGKPQAWLEKEHNTTFGHWLRNKVEKELAVSTESISETVKWISHGAHSNVLKYDVYEINGYTFRTKARDGGVYQNSGVGVEATDMHISKEVVTYRKNVYYGVLREIWVLDYHIKRIPLFLLGHKDDPFILASQARHVFYVKDQLDKKMSIVFMTPPKNYRDSYDDVDEETSTVIFPHNDNILPRVDPLDMGNESRDDYYRTDCNV, via the exons ATGCTTTCGGTACTAATATCGGGAACGCCTAGAAACGATATTGATGTGTTTTTGGATCCTTTGATTGATGATCTACAACTCTTATTTGAAGAAGGAGTTGAAACATATGACGCCTATGCACAAGAAAAATTTATTCTACGTGCAGTTGTTTTATGGACGATTAATGATTACCCTGCTCTTGGTACACTATGTGGCTGCCCTTATAGTGGATTCCATGGTTGTGTAGTGTGTCGAAAAGAAACTCAATGTTGTAGACTTCCTTTCTCATCCAAGCAGAGTTATGCTGGTCACAGAAGATATCTACCATATAACCATCCTTTCAGAAAGCAAACGAAGGCGTTCAATGGAAAACAAGAATGGGGAACTACTGCAAATCCTATGACCGGGGAAGAAATATTCAACGAG AATGTGGCTGAGAGTATTGTCGGAACATTGCCAAACGTTCCAGGAAAGACGAAAGATGGATTGAATGCTCGATTGGATCTGGCACATTTTGGGTTAAAACAAGAGTTGCAGGCTAAAAAACAAGGCAACAAAACAATACTTCCTGCAGCATGTTACACATTAACGAAAGATGAAAAAGACAAGTTTTGTGAAACATTATACAGCTTAAGGGTTCCACAAGGGTATTGTTCTAATTTTTCTAGTTTGGTGAATCGAAAGGATAGGAAACTTGTGGGACTTAAATCACATGATTATCATATGCTTATGCAACAGTTTTTGCCCATTGCAATACG CAAAGAAATCAAGGTAGAAGAACTAGATAAGTTGCAAGAAGAGCTTTGTGTGACACTGTGTCTGCTCGAGAAATATTTTCCCCCATCCTTTTTCGATATTATGATTCATTTAACTGTGCACCTTACTAGGGAGGTAAAATTATGCGGGCCAATATGCTTTCGGTGGATGTATCCCTTTGAAAGGTGCATGAAGGTTATTAAAGGGCATGTGCGAAACAAAACTTATCCAGAAGGATGCATTGCTGAGGAGAATGTTGCAGAAGAAACAATTGAGTTTTTCAGCGAATACCAAAAAAACATGAAGACTATTGGTATTCCACCATATAAGTATAAGACATCTGAAAATGATAACGGGGAAGGAAATCCTTTGTCAGCCGGTAAACCAGTTCTAGTTTCTCCGGAACTCTCATTGAAAGCACATTTCTATGTATTGCAAAATACGCCCGAAATTGTGCCTTATATTGA ACAACACATGACCTTTTTGAAAAACCGACATGGTGGTAAACCACAAGCGTGGTTGGAGAAAGAGCATAACACAACGTTTGGTCACTGGTTACGTAACAAG GTTGAAAAAGAGTTAGCGGTTTCCACAGAAAGTATATCAGAAACCGTAAAGTGGATTTCACATGGAGCACACAGCAACGTATTAAAATACGATGTATATGAAATCAATGGCTATACATTTCGTACAAAAGCTCGTGACGGTGGAGTTTACCAAAACAGTGGGGTTGGTGTAGAGGCAACTGACATGCACATTTCTAAAGAAGTAGTAACCTACAGAAAAAACGTCTATTATGGGGTATTACGAGAGATCTGGGTACTAGATTATCATATTAAAAGAATTCCTCTTTTCTT ATTAGGCCACAAGGATGATCCGTTCATATTGGCCTCACAAGCACGACATGTGTTTTATGTTAAAGACCAGCTGGATAAAAAAATGTCTATTGTCTTTATGACACCTCCCAAAAACTATAGAGATTCGTATGACGACGTTGATGAGGAAACTAGTACTGTCATTTTTCCTCACAATGATAATATATTGCCACGTGTAGATCCACTTGACATGGGTAATGAATCACGCGATGATTATTACAGAACCGACTGTAACGTATAG